TGTGGATTGATACAGAGCACAGAGAGCTGGCTGTTATGCTCGGCGATCGCATACAGATAGTTTCCAACCGGTAGCGGCGCACCGAGGAAATAATAGCCGGAAATGCTCCACAGTGGTTTCACCGGAAACGTGGTTTCTGGTTGAGGATCTTCTGAGGGGGCCCGAATTGCAGTTAACCCATCGGCTGCAGTCGGCTTTCGTTTGACGGGGAGTGCTACCAGTCGATTACCCTTTTGTGAGACCAGGGGGAAATGTGTCGTATTGCGACGCAGTCCCAGGTTTCTCTCGACTGGAGGGAGTTGGTCGGGAATGTAGTCCACGGCAAAAACTGCCTGACCGTTGCTGGAAAGCGTGCCGTAAATCGAGTTACAGGCGTAGAATTTCTCCAGCGACAGATTTTGTGAATACGCGGCATGACCGGGCGTGCGTTCGTCGACCTGATCGATCAACTGGTTGAGGCTGCCGGCGCTCTGAAACAACCAGGCAGTCTCACCTGAATCGATATCAACGGCTCTAACCCCTTTAAAATCACGATAGATAATCAGATTATCGACCGCAATCGGAACATTCGCGACAGCGGTCGACTGGTTCTCACGCTGCTGCTTTCGCTCCCAGTTAATCAGATACTCGAGTGCACGATATTTTTCAGTTCGCGCAATCGGTTGGCTCCAGTTGGCCTTAAAGTAAGGAACGCTCGATTCAACAGACTGGTTTCGTTGCGAGTTCCCCTGGGAGATCAACCAGCCACGATCGGCGGGTCTGCGTGGACTGTTTTGCAGGTTCAGAGCGAGTCGTTCCATCGCCTGCGGTAAGCGGTATGTCACGCCGCCCAGAGTAACCTCAGCTTTACTTTTACGGGACAGAATTCGAGTGACCTTTTTCGGTTGGTCTGATTGCTGGTAAGCGACTGCTGCTTTGAGAAAGTGAACTGGTTTCATGCGGGACTGATGGATGCGGCTCTCCAGAAGCAGATCCCAGTAGCGTGAAGCAAACTCGAAATTTCCCTGCTCCAGATGCCGGGTCCCCAGATAATCGATGGCTTCAAATCCGGCCCGGAGGGGATAAAAGCGTAAGGCGACCTGTTCAAAGAGGCGCAGATCGTCTGACTCTCGTGCCTCTTCCAGCATCCCATTGGCCTGAGGACCTGAGATACGTTCATAATCGGCGAGGTCCCGGGGATTGGCAGTGGAAAGCAGTTCCCGAGTCCGTTTACGAAAATTGAACGGGTGTTTCGCATCATCGGGCCAGAAAAAATAGTCTTCCTGATGGTCGAGCAGCTTTTCCAGTTGCAGGGCTCCCTCGGTGAATTCCCGTTCGTTGAATTTCTGTTCTGCACGTTCGAACTGCGTCCGCAGACTTCGATTTCGGTAGATCCGGTGAATCAAGGCTTCCCGATCTTCGGAGATTGCGTCGGGGTCAGGTTCGCTTTGTTCAGGAACGGCCTGTTCAGGAGGATCCAGAAACGCCAGCAGGAGCTGTCGGGCTGGTTCATCTTGTGAGAGAAGATACGTACAAGGCCCGATCAACAGGAGGGCGACTGCTGAAAGCAGTCTGGCAGTGACACTCTTCAGGGGAGAACGCCCTGAGAATGGAGGATTGATTCGTTTCATCCTGCAAATTCTCCTCGGGGGCAAAAACAGATGCCAGTGTCAAAGCGCGTCTGTGATTACAGATGACACCATTATAGCACAATCCTTTGAGTTACAGACAGACTACTTTCGAGGGTGTCGCCTCAGATTGCGGAAGAAAATGAACACAAATCACTGCGAGGGAAATAACTTAGGTTAGTTTATTGTTGAATTGACATTCATTTATGGAATGATTGAGAATAGAATGAATTGAACTGTGAGTTACTATGACATCTGGAAAATGCTGAGATCATTCCATGATCACGCCAATGTCGGGAGAGAGAAATCTAAATGCCGGAATCCAGTCGCTTGAGAAACAGACCATGTTCAATAAAGTTACTCCTCTGGGGGATTCTCCTCAGTTTCACTTTGGGCTTCACTGCAGAAGTCGATGCAGAAACGAAGACCACTCCTGCTAAGTCCCCTTCACAGCCTCCCGTGGATTTTACCCAGGAGATCCAACCACTGCTGGCAAAGCACTGTTACTCTTGCCATGGTCCTGATGTACAGGAAGGGGGGCTGCGGCTGGATCAGAGTGATGAAGCGTTCAAAAAACTGGAATCGGAAGCAACGGCAATTGTTCCCCGCCACCCTGAACAGAGTGAACTCATTGCCCGGATTTCCCCCCGGGATGATGGACTGCAGATGCCCCCGGAAGGAGAGCAGCTCAAGCCGGCCCAGGTGGAACTGCTTAAGAACTGGATCTCCCAGGGCGCGGAATGGAAAAAGCACTGGGCCTTTGAGCCTCCCCGGAAGCAGGCACCACCCGCCACCCAGAACCAGGCATGGGTTCAAAATCCAATTGATGCGTTCATCCTGAGAAAACTGGAGCAAAAGGGGCTCTCCCCTGCACCACCCGCAGATCGGGTCGCACTGATTCGTCGGGCATACTTTGATCTGACCGGTCTACCTCCCACTCCCGAGGAAGTCGATCAGTTTGTAAACAATCATGCCCCAGATGCCTACGAAAAATTGCTTGACCGCCTGCTGGCTTCACCTCATTACGGAGAACGCTGGGCGCGTCACTGGCTGGACCTGGTACGCTATGCTGATACCAACAGTTATGAACGGGATGGTAACAAACCCAACGCCTGGCGTTTTCGGGACTATGTCATCCGCTCCCTGAACGAAGACAAACCCTACGACCAGTTCATTAAAGAACAACTGGCGGGGGACGAACTGGATCAAGTGACTAATGATTCCATTATCGCCACAGGCTATTATCGACTGGGGCTCTGGGATGATGAACCGGCCGACCCGCTGTTGAGTTACTACAATGAGCTGGATGATATCGTCACCACAACCAGTCAGGTGTTCCTCGGGCTGACACTGAACTGTGCCCGCTGTCACGAACATAAAATCGATCCGATTCCCCATGAAGACTATTACCGCTTTATGGCGTTTTTCCATGGTCTGAACTCATACGGAATCCGCTCCGATCAACTCTCTTTTAATCAAACCGATATCACGGGGACGAAGCTGGCAATCCGCTATGCAGAGCTGGATGAAAAACAGGGCGAGCTGAAGCAGAAAATGCGCGCGATTGAAGAGACTGGCATAAAAAAGATGTCAGGTGTCGATCAGCGTCGTTCCGAGACCCGGGAGCGCAAAAAGTTACTGGAAGAAAAACTGGTGCAGTTCCTGGAGCCTGCTCAGATGCAGGACTATCAGAAGATGCAGTCTGAAATGCAGGAACTGTATGCGGAACGAAAAAAACTGCCTCCCCGCAAGATGGCACTCAGCGTCAGACGCAGCCTCAAGGAACCCCGGGAAACGTTCGTTCTACTGCGTGGAAATCCGCACGTGAAAGGGGATCCCGTTCAGCCTGGTTTTCCAGAGATCTTCGGTGGTGAGCAGGCGACAATTCCCCAACCCTCGGCGGAGCAGAAAACCTCCGGTCGCAGACGCGTACTGGCAGAGTGGATCGCTGATCAGGATAACTTGCTGACATCGCGGGTCATCGTGAACCGGATCTGGCAGCATCACTTTGGTCGAGGAATCGTGCAGTCACCCAATAACTTCGGACAGCTGGGGGTCCCACCGACACATCCAGAGCTGTTGGACTGGCTCGCCCTGAAATTTAACGATCAGGAACAGCGGTTCAAAGCCTTGCACAAGCTGATCATGCTGTCGAATACCTATCAGATGTCCTCTCAATTCTCCGAAGAAGCGGCTGCCGTAGACCCGGCCAATGATCTGTTCTGGCGGTTTAATATGCGACGATTGAGTGCTGAGGAAGTTCGCGACAGTATCCTGGCGGTCAATGGTCGCTTGAATTCTAAAATGTATGGTCCGGGCTTTTACCCACTGATTTCTAAAGAGGTCATGCAGGGACAGTCTAAACCGGGGCATGGCTGGGGGAATTCCTCAGAGGAAGAACGGGCGCGACGGAGTATCTATATTTTCGTCAAACGTTCGCTGCTGACTCCCCTGCTCTTCAATTTTGACTTTGCCGACACAGACAGCAGCTGTGCTGTGCGATTCGTGACGACCCAGCCGGCACAGGCTCTGGGGATGATTAACGGTGCATTCGTTAATAGTCAGGCAGAACACCTGACCGAACGGCTGCTCAAGGATGCGGGACCGGAATACCCGGCATTCGTAGCACGGGCAATTCGCCTGGCTTATGGTCGTCAGCCCCAGCCCGGTGAGGTGGACTCGGGAGTTCAACTCATTAAGAGTCTGATTGACAAACACCAGTTATCTGAGAGACAGGCCCGGGACTATTTCTGCCTGACGATCTTAAACCGGAATGAGTTTGTTTATCTCGATTAAGATATTTTAATATTACGATATTGATATAACGGGTTTGAGAGAGCCTGAGAGCGTATAAAGGATCAGGATATGAGCTTAGAACAGCAACCCCAACAGCCAGCCGGACATGCCCAGTTTTGCCGACGAACACGGCGGGAATTCCTGTGGGAAGCGGGAGGCGGATTTGGTTCCGTCGCTTTAACCGGGATGTTGTCCGCGGATGGGTTTCTGAATTCACAGGCGGTCGCCGCTGACGGTGTAAGTCAGTTCCGGAACCCGCTGGCACCCAAAGATCCCCACTTCAAACCCAAGGCCAAGAGCGTGATCTTCCTGTTCATGTACGGTGGCCCGAGTCATGTCGATACGTTCGATCATAAGCCTAAGTTGTATGGTCTGGATGGTAAGACGATTCCCGTCAAAACCAAGGGACGCGGTGGCGAAAAGAACGAAGGACGCGTCGTCGGTCCCAAATGGAAGTTCAAGCAATACGGTCAATCGGGGCAATGGGTTTCGGATCTGTTCCCGCATCTGGCGACCTGCGTCGACGATATTGCATTTCTCAAGTCGATGACCGCGGATTCTCCAATCCATGGCTCAGCCATGTTGATGATGAATTCAGGACGCATCTTGAGCGGCTTCCCCAGCCTCGGCTCCTGGCTGAATTATGGTCTGGGAAGCGAGAATGAGAACCTGCCCGGCTACGTGGTGATGCTCGATCCGACAGGTGGACCGATCAGCGGCGCCAAGAACTGGTCCAGCGGTTTTATGCCGGCCACTTATCAGGGGACGACAATGCGCTCCAAGGGAGCACCACTGGTAGACCTGCGACGACCCGCGGGCATGAGTAGAGCCGTCCAGCGAGAACTGCTGGATGCGTTGAAAACGGCCAATGAAAAACATGAAGCAACCCGGGCGGGGAATTCGGAACTGGCAGCCCGGATCGCCAGCTATGAACTGGCTTTCAAGATGCAGCAACACGCGCCAGAAGCTGCCGATCTGGCTTCAGAGACCCAACAGACTCAGGACATGTACGGGCTGAACAATCCCCGGACCGCTGATTTTGGCAGACGCTGCCTCTTGGCCCGGCGTCTTGTCGAGCGCGGAGTTCGATTTATTCAGCTCTATTCAGGCGGAAATCATAATGATGCCAATTGGGACGCCCATGGCGACCTGGTTAAGAATCACAGCTATCATGCCGGGAATACCGATCAGCCGATCGCAGCGCTGATTAAGGACCTCAAAGCACGCGGCCTGTTCGATGAGACCATGATTGTCTGGGGAGGTGAATTCGGACGTCAGCCCACTGCAGAGTACGCGAAAGGGACCGGCCGCGACCATAACTCCTTTGGATTCACGATGTGGACTGCCGGCGGTGGAATCAAAGGCGGGACTTCCGTGGGAGCAACCGATGAACTCGGCGCTGCCGCCGTGGAGAAACCGTTCCATGTCAAACGACTGCACGCAACGATCCTGCATCAGATGGGCCTCGACCCGAATCGTCTGTCTTACTTTTACGGCGGACTGGATCAGAAACTGGTTGGCGTTGAACATACCGAACCGATTTCGGAAATCATCTAGTCTGCAGACTGACTGGCGGTGATCTGTCGCTGCATGCGTGCGACGATTTCGGGATGATCTTTAGCGAGATTGTGAGTCTCTCCGATATCCGTATCGAGATTATACAATTCTAGAGGTTTACCGGGGCCAGTCTGGACGGCTTTCCATTTACCAGCCCGCAGAGCCACTTTGCCCCGATATTTCCAGAACATCGTCGCATGCGCCTCTTGCGACTGGCCCAGTAGTTCCGGCAGGTAGGAAATGCCATCAATGTTTTTCGGTGGCTGGATCCCCGCCAGTTCACAGGCCGTGGGCAGGAAATCCCAGAAAGCACTGATGTGATCGGAAGTGGTACCCGGTTTGATTTTCCCCGGCCACTTGACAATCAGCGGCACCCGGATGCCTCCCTCATACAGATCGCGCTTGTAACCTTTCAGCGGTCCGTTCGAGTTGAAGAATTCCACCTGATGCATGCCCTCCTGATGGGGACCATTGTCCGAAGTGAAAAAGATGATGGTCTTGTTTTCCAGTTTGAGCTCTTTCAGTAGTCCGACCATCCGGCCCAGGTCCCGGTCGAGGCGGGTCACCATCGCAGCGAAGCCTTTTTCAGGCTGAGGCCACTCGCGATCCTGGTAGTCGCCGTATTCAGGGACTTCCATGCCATCACCGGTAGCGCGGCCCCCTTCATTATTGGCGTGTGGGATTGTGTAATGTGCCTGCAGGAAGAAAGGCTTATCTGCATTGGCCCGGATAAAGTTAAATGCTTCGCGGGTCAGTAAATCATGTGAGTAGGTTTCGCGCGAGATGGAGACCCGTTTGTAAGGCCCCACTTTGTTGCCTGGAAGTGAGACTTCCTGTTCATTGCTCCAGAGGAACTCGGGATAAAAGTTGTGTGCGTTACCCTGGTCCAGGTAGCCGAACCAGAAATCAAACCCCTGCTTGCTGGGAACACCGGTAGACTCTGGAATACCCAGGGCCCATTTTCCTACGCCGCCCGTCGCATAATCCTGTTCTTTGAGCAGTGAGGTGACGGTCGTTGTGTTTTCCGGGAAATAATACTGTTCATTCTGGCTGATCGGAGTGTGTCCCGAATGCTGACCGGTGAGCAGGACCAGTCGCGAGGGACGACAGACGGTGTGCCCCGCATAGTGGTTGGTGAACCGCATCCCCTGCTGAGCAAGCTGGTCGATATTGGGCGTTTTGATAATTTTCTGACCGTAGCAGCCCAGGTCGCCGTAACCCATGTCATCTGCCATCACATAAATGATGTTGGGGCGATTCTCTGCTCGTAGACTGGAAGTTGTTAAGAGGAGGCAGAAGATCAATGAAAAAAGAACACGGCAGGGCTTGTCAGAAATCATTATTGTGGAACCTCAGAGTCAGGGTGATTCAATGATGTAATAGTTCGATTATGCCTGTTGTTTCGCAGGAAAATCAACGATGACTTTGATAGCCCCCTCCCTTCGATCGCGGAAGAGTTCGAATGCCTGCTGAATTTCAGCGAGAGGGAAGCGATGTGTGATAATCGGACCGACATCAATTCGGCCTTCAGAGAGCCATTGCATCGCCAGCGGAAAGTCACGGTTGAAATCCGGATTGATGCTGGAGTGAACGGTAATGTTTTTAAATACCAGATCCCGTACTCGAAAATTGTCAATCGTCTCAGGG
The genomic region above belongs to Gimesia chilikensis and contains:
- a CDS encoding PSD1 and planctomycete cytochrome C domain-containing protein; its protein translation is MGFTAEVDAETKTTPAKSPSQPPVDFTQEIQPLLAKHCYSCHGPDVQEGGLRLDQSDEAFKKLESEATAIVPRHPEQSELIARISPRDDGLQMPPEGEQLKPAQVELLKNWISQGAEWKKHWAFEPPRKQAPPATQNQAWVQNPIDAFILRKLEQKGLSPAPPADRVALIRRAYFDLTGLPPTPEEVDQFVNNHAPDAYEKLLDRLLASPHYGERWARHWLDLVRYADTNSYERDGNKPNAWRFRDYVIRSLNEDKPYDQFIKEQLAGDELDQVTNDSIIATGYYRLGLWDDEPADPLLSYYNELDDIVTTTSQVFLGLTLNCARCHEHKIDPIPHEDYYRFMAFFHGLNSYGIRSDQLSFNQTDITGTKLAIRYAELDEKQGELKQKMRAIEETGIKKMSGVDQRRSETRERKKLLEEKLVQFLEPAQMQDYQKMQSEMQELYAERKKLPPRKMALSVRRSLKEPRETFVLLRGNPHVKGDPVQPGFPEIFGGEQATIPQPSAEQKTSGRRRVLAEWIADQDNLLTSRVIVNRIWQHHFGRGIVQSPNNFGQLGVPPTHPELLDWLALKFNDQEQRFKALHKLIMLSNTYQMSSQFSEEAAAVDPANDLFWRFNMRRLSAEEVRDSILAVNGRLNSKMYGPGFYPLISKEVMQGQSKPGHGWGNSSEEERARRSIYIFVKRSLLTPLLFNFDFADTDSSCAVRFVTTQPAQALGMINGAFVNSQAEHLTERLLKDAGPEYPAFVARAIRLAYGRQPQPGEVDSGVQLIKSLIDKHQLSERQARDYFCLTILNRNEFVYLD
- a CDS encoding DUF1501 domain-containing protein, with protein sequence MSLEQQPQQPAGHAQFCRRTRREFLWEAGGGFGSVALTGMLSADGFLNSQAVAADGVSQFRNPLAPKDPHFKPKAKSVIFLFMYGGPSHVDTFDHKPKLYGLDGKTIPVKTKGRGGEKNEGRVVGPKWKFKQYGQSGQWVSDLFPHLATCVDDIAFLKSMTADSPIHGSAMLMMNSGRILSGFPSLGSWLNYGLGSENENLPGYVVMLDPTGGPISGAKNWSSGFMPATYQGTTMRSKGAPLVDLRRPAGMSRAVQRELLDALKTANEKHEATRAGNSELAARIASYELAFKMQQHAPEAADLASETQQTQDMYGLNNPRTADFGRRCLLARRLVERGVRFIQLYSGGNHNDANWDAHGDLVKNHSYHAGNTDQPIAALIKDLKARGLFDETMIVWGGEFGRQPTAEYAKGTGRDHNSFGFTMWTAGGGIKGGTSVGATDELGAAAVEKPFHVKRLHATILHQMGLDPNRLSYFYGGLDQKLVGVEHTEPISEII
- a CDS encoding arylsulfatase; amino-acid sequence: MISDKPCRVLFSLIFCLLLTTSSLRAENRPNIIYVMADDMGYGDLGCYGQKIIKTPNIDQLAQQGMRFTNHYAGHTVCRPSRLVLLTGQHSGHTPISQNEQYYFPENTTTVTSLLKEQDYATGGVGKWALGIPESTGVPSKQGFDFWFGYLDQGNAHNFYPEFLWSNEQEVSLPGNKVGPYKRVSISRETYSHDLLTREAFNFIRANADKPFFLQAHYTIPHANNEGGRATGDGMEVPEYGDYQDREWPQPEKGFAAMVTRLDRDLGRMVGLLKELKLENKTIIFFTSDNGPHQEGMHQVEFFNSNGPLKGYKRDLYEGGIRVPLIVKWPGKIKPGTTSDHISAFWDFLPTACELAGIQPPKNIDGISYLPELLGQSQEAHATMFWKYRGKVALRAGKWKAVQTGPGKPLELYNLDTDIGETHNLAKDHPEIVARMQRQITASQSAD